The sequence below is a genomic window from Abyssisolibacter fermentans.
AAATAAGAAAATGCTATATGCTATAACAAGAATGATAATACAGCTTAGCCTAGTAGGTATATTTCTTCAATATATATTTAATCTTAATAATCCAATATTAAATTTAACTTATTTAGTATTTATGATAACTGTAGCGAGTTTTTCAACAATTAAAGCTTGTGATATCAATATAAAAAAATCCATTCTTCCACTATTTTTAGCATTTATTATCCCAAATTTAATAGTATTGCTATACTTTAATACGTTTGTTACAAAAGTAGATAATTTATTTAATGCTCAGTACATGATAACAATTGGTGGAATGTTATTAGGTAATAGCTTAAGTGGTAACATAATATGTGTTAATAGCTTTTATAGGGAAATTAGAAAAAATAAAAATGAATACTTTTACAACTTAAGTCTTAGCGGAAATAAGCTAGAAACTTTAAAACCTTATTTTAAAAATGCTATATTAGCATCAGTAAATCCTACGATAGCATCTATAGAGACAATAGGATTAGTAGCATTGCCTGGGATGATGACGGGGCAAATATTAGGCGGAGTCATACCTGTAACAGCAATAAAATATCAAATAGCTATAATGATAGCAATTTTAATAAGTAGGTATTTTAGTGCTATATTATCAATATTATTTACATCAGTTAGTAAATTTGATGAATATGATATTTTGTTAGATTAAAATTTAACCTGAGCTATTTATATAACTCTGGATAATATGCTTTATAGTTCTGAATTAGATGATTTTAGTTCTCTACTCATAGTATTCAATTTTCTACGAATAATCTAGGTTTGAAATAAAAAAAGTTAAATAGCTTATTTCATAAAAAATAGATGACATTAATAATAATTTGACATCTATTTTTTTGTGATTTTTCATGAAATAAAATCCAATTGTTAAGCTGATATTACCGTAAGGTTACAATACCATTACAATGTGATTTTTTAAAGATTTAGGCACCTAAAATTTATAAAGCAGGCGTATACTATAATGAAAAATTTATTCGGAAAAAGGGAGGAAATTATGAAAAGAATAGTAAGTTTTGCATTAGCATTATTGTTAATAATGTCAGCATCAATAACAGACACGTATGCGATGAGTAAATATGGTAAAGGATTACCACCTGGGCTTGCTAAGAAGGGCTATATGCCACCAGGAATTGCGAAAAAATTTAATGATATTGATGGTTATGATTGGGCTAAAAAGG
It includes:
- a CDS encoding ABC transporter permease; this encodes MNSQEISYLSISSLFLLIIPMFFINYKLSMKINKKMLYAITRMIIQLSLVGIFLQYIFNLNNPILNLTYLVFMITVASFSTIKACDINIKKSILPLFLAFIIPNLIVLLYFNTFVTKVDNLFNAQYMITIGGMLLGNSLSGNIICVNSFYREIRKNKNEYFYNLSLSGNKLETLKPYFKNAILASVNPTIASIETIGLVALPGMMTGQILGGVIPVTAIKYQIAIMIAILISRYFSAILSILFTSVSKFDEYDILLD